Proteins from a single region of Trypanosoma brucei brucei TREU927 chromosome 7, complete sequence:
- a CDS encoding ATP synthase alpha chain, mitochondrial precursor (similar to GB:AAG23339.1: ATPase alpha subunit {Trypanosoma brucei brucei} (PMID:11295183)): MRRFGSKFASGLASRCALACPLASAATAPAGASTTSSTSSAQKSFFKTTEMIGYVHSIDGTIATLIPAPGNPGVAYNTIIQIQVSPTTFAAGLVFNLEKDGRIGIILMDNITEVQSGQKVMATGQLLHIPVGAGVLGKVVNPLGHEVPVGLVTRSRRLLDSTLGKVDTGAPNIVSRSPVNYNLLTGFKAVDTMIPIGRGQRELIVGDRQTGKTSIAVSTIINQVRINQQILSKNAVISIYVSIGQRCSNVARIHRLLQSYGALRYTTVMAATAAEPAGLQYLAPYAGVTMGEYFMNRGRHCLCVYDDLSKQAVAYRQISLLLRRPPGREAYPGDVFYLHSRLLERAAMLSPGKGGGSVTALPIVETLSNDVTAYIVTNVISITDGQIYLDTKLFTGGQRPAVNIGLSVSRVGSSAQNAAMKGVAGKLKGILAEYRKLAADSVGGQQVQTIPMIRGARFVALFNQKQPSYFMNAIVSLYACLNGYLDDVKVQYVKFYEYLLVHRDLGIMYGTAKNKFFYMYVQELNYLIRFFTLNSPILHGELEEMLKQHTHLFLQHYQSKMNAIKSEKDVKALKNLLYSCKRAV, from the coding sequence ATGCGTCGCTTTGGTTCCAAGTTTGCCTCCGGGTTGGCGTCACGCTGTGCCCTGGCCTGCCCCCTAGCGAGCGCAGCAACGGCACCGGCAGGTGCCAGCACCACAAGCAGCACATCTTCTGCTCAGAAGTCATTCTTTAAAACAACTGAGATGATTGGCTATGTTCACTCGATCGATGGCACCATTGCCACTCTAATCCCCGCGCCTGGGAATCCCGGTGTGGCGTACAACACCATCATTCAGATTCAGGTGAGCCCCACAACATTTGCCGCTGGATTGGTATTCAACCTGGAGAAAGATGGCCGTATCGGTATCATTCTGATGGACAATATAACGGAAGTGCAGTCTGGTCAGAAGGTAATGGCAACAGGTCAGCTACTGCACATTCCTGTGGGAGCCGGTGTGCTGGGGAAGGTCGTGAACCCACTCGGCCACGAGGTTCCGGTGGGGCTCGTTACCCGCAGTCGCCGCCTGCTGGACAGCACGTTGGGTAAAGTAGACACTGGTGCACCCAATATCGTGTCCCGCTCGCCTGTGAACTATAATCTGTTAACCGGTTTCAAAGCTGTCGACACCATGATTCCGATTGGCCGTGGTCAACGTGAATTAATTGTGGGCGACCGCCAGACGGGCAAGACCTCCATCGCTGTCTCGACCATTATCAACCAGGTGCGTATCAACCAACAGATTTTATCCAAGAATGCGGTCATTTCCATTTACGTCTCGATTGGGCAACGGTGCTCGAACGTCGCGCGCATTCATCGCCTTCTGCAGTCATACGGTGCACTGCGGTACACAACTGTAATGGCTGCCACGGCTGCAGAACCTGCTGGTCTCCAGTACCTGGCTCCGTACGCTGGCGTCACGATGGGCGAGTACTTCATGAACCGTGGTCGCCACTGTCTCTGCGTGTATGATGATCTCTCTAAACAGGCTGTCGCATACCGTCAGATTTCGCTGCTCCTTCGTCGTCCACCGGGCCGTGAGGCATATCCGGGTGATGTCTTCTACCTGCATTCACGGCTCCTGGAACGCGCGGCTATGCTTTCCCCTGGAAAGGGTGGTGGCTCCGTGACAGCGCTTCCCATTGTGGAGACGCTGTCTAACGACGTGACTGCGTATATTGTGACGAATGTAATTTCCATTACTGACGGTCAAATCTACCTCGATACGAAACTGTTTACTGGTGGCCAGCGTCCTGCAGTGAACATCGGTTTATCTGTGTCACGTGTGGGCTCCTCCGCGCAGAACGCGGCGATGAAAGGAGTTGCCGGAAAGCTGAAGGGGATTCTTGCGGAGTACCGCAAGCTCGCCGCCGACTCGGTGGGCGGCCAGCAGGTACAAACGATCCCCATGATCCGCGGTGCCCGATTCGTCGCGCTGTTCAACCAGAAACAACCCTCGTATTTCATGAATGCAATTGTGTCTCTGTACGCGTGTCTGAATGGTTACTTGGACGACGTGAAGGTTCAGTACGTAAAGTTCTACGAGTACCTGCTTGTCCACAGGGATCTGGGAATCATGTACGGTACTGCGAAGAATAAGTTCTTCTACATGTATGTACAGGAGCTGAACTACCTGATCCGCTTCTTCACTTTGAATAGTCCAATCTTGCACGGGGAGCTTGAAGAAATGTTGAAACAACATACCCACCTGTTTCTGCAGCATTACCAGTCGAAAATGAATGCCATCAAGAGCGAGAAGGATGTGAAAGCACTGAAAAACCTACTCTACTCTTGTAAGCGGGCAGTGTAG
- a CDS encoding cell division control protein 2 homolog 2 (identical to SP|P54665| Cell division control protein 2 homolog 2 (EC 2.7.1.37) {Trypanosoma brucei brucei} (PMID:7557404)), whose amino-acid sequence MQVQVQEGQTACDGSLRPLPSAGPASFVPRSLRPAPLRGTSTPDRYSRIEKVGEGSYGIVYKCHDNFTGRTVAMKRIPLIVNDGGVPSTAVREVSLLRELNHPYVVRLLDVVLHEAKLLLIFEYMEQDLQGMLKQRNTAFVGGKLRRIMFQLLLGLHECHSRRFVHRDIKPSNILIDRKESVVKLADFGLGRAFRVPLQTYTTEVMTLWYRAPEVLLGDKQYLPAVDVWSMGCVFAELARRRSLFAGDTAINQLFSIFQLLGTPTEATWRGVTSLPHHNVNFPRWTAKPLRTAVPALDDDGVDLLRRMLCYNPRERITAYEALQHSYFDEVREEEVEKLMRFNGA is encoded by the coding sequence ATGCAGGTGCAGGTGCAGGAAGGACAGACGGCATGTGATGGTTCGCTGCGACCACTTCCTTCTGCTGGCCCTGCTTCTTTCGTGCCGCGCTCGCTGCGCCCCGCCCCGCTCCGAGGTACGTCCACCCCGGACCGGTATAGCCGAATAGAGAAGGTTGGTGAAGGTTCCTACGGTATTGTGTACAAGTGCCACGACAACTTTACCGGCCGCACTGTAGCTATGAAGCGGATCCCGCTTATCGTAAACGACGGCGGCGTACCTTCCACCGCCGTCCGCGAGGTATCACTGCTACGCGAACTGAATCACCCATACGTGGTACGGCTTCTCGATGTGGTACTGCATGAGGCGAAGCTGTTGCTCATATTTGAATACATGGAGCAAGACTTGCAAGGGATGCTGAAGCAACGGAACACCGCCTTCGTTGGCGGCAAGCTTCGTCGTATCATGTTTCAGCTGCTTCTTGGCTTGCATGAGTGCCACAGTCGCCGCTTCGTCCACCGTGACATTAAGCCAAGCAATATTCTTATTGACCGCAAGGAGTCTGTCGTGAAACTTGCCGATTTTGGACTTGGTCGTGCCTTCCGTGTGCCCCTGCAGACATACACAACGGAGGTTATGACGCTGTGGTACCGTGCCCCCGAGGTGCTCCTTGGGGACAAACAGTACCTCCCCGCTGTGGATGTGTGGTCGATGGGGTGTGTCTTTGCTGAACTTGCCCGTCGCAGGTCGCTCTTCGCGGGGGATACCGCCATCAATCAGCTCTTTTCCATATTCCAGTTGCTCGGCACACCGACGGAGGCAACTTGGCGCGGCGTCACATCGCTACCCCACCACAACGTTAACTTCCCGCGGTGGACCGCGAAGCCACTGCGCACTGCAGTTCCCGCGTTGGACGACGACGGTGTAGATTTACTGCGGCGCATGCTGTGCTACAACCCGAGGGAACGTATAACCGCTTATGAGGCTCTTCAACACTCATACTTTGATGAGGTGCGTGaggaagaagtggaaaagtTGATGCGGTTCAACGGAGCTTAA
- a CDS encoding oxidoreductase, putative, producing the protein MSRLSSKAWLYTRCGPIAHVLKYETMEIVPKGNEVVVDVLQAPLHRVDAAVVNGSVLGRRRLQLPSFPRVGGSEGVGVVVANNGSSVIKEGDTVWVAPLNGLWATRVAVPCNSVHKIDSKYIPLAVNASNYITAHRLVNGFTSLRKGQVIVQNGGSSATSLAVAALGKLLGFRVLTASTPGERFDKAKQRHAEYGSEVFEYNGKGSRAMRQALGGSAAALYLNAIGGRHFDTFLGLLGKGGHAVSYGAQSGVGLMISGSNIIFNEVTMEGFLLPSYLASLSYEERQTQLEVVLQQLSSVGFKYPTVVAPSLEKMPDVWDECFVHGGTKGIVVVKK; encoded by the coding sequence ATGTCGAGGCTGTCTTCGAAGGCGTGGCTGTATACTCGGTGTGGACCGATCGCCCATGTCTTGAAGTACGAGACCATGGAAATTGTTCCAAAAGGGAACGAAGTAGTAGTTGATGTGTTACAAGCACCGCTTCACCGTGTAGACGCGGCGGTGGTGAATGGCAGTGTGCTGGGTCGACGTCGGCTGCaactcccttccttcccaaGGGTAGGTGGCTCTGAGGGTGTTGGTGTAGTGGTCGCCAACAACGGCTCCAGTGTTATAAAGGAAGGGGACACAGTTTGGGTAGCGCCGCTGAATGGGTTATGGGCAACGCGAGTTGCCGTGCCTTGCAACTCCGTACATAAAATCGATTCCAAATACATTCCACTTGCGGTGAACGCTTCTAACTACATAACTGCACATCGCCTCGTCAATGGTTTTACATCTTTACGTAAGGGACAAGTCATCGTGCAGAACGGCGGTAGCAGTGCTACATCCCTTGCCGTGGCAGCTTTGGGTAAACTCCTCGGTTTCCGAGTTCTGACGGCCAGTACCCCGGGTGAGCGGTTCGACAAGGCAAAACAACGCCATGCCGAATATGGCAGCGAGGTATTCGAGTACAATGGAAAGGGATCCCGAGCGATGCGTCAAGCACTGGGTGGTTCCGCTGCAGCACTGTACCTCAACGCCATTGGTGGCCGGCACTTCGATACGTTTCTCGGGCTTCTTGGGAAGGGGGGTCACGCAGTGTCTTACGGTGCACAAAGCGGTGTGGGACTGATGATCTCCGGGTCAAACATAATCTTTAACGAGGTAACAATGGAGGGGTTCCTTCTTCCATCATATCTAGCGTCACTTTCATATGAAGAGCGGCAGACACAACTGGAGGTTGTTTTGCAGCAACTGTCTTCTGTGGGGTTCAAGTACCCGACGGTCGTGGCGCCTTCTTTGGAGAAGATGCCAGACGTGTGGGACGAATGTTTTGTTCACGGAGGGACAAAGggtattgttgttgtcaagAAGTAA
- a CDS encoding hypothetical protein, conserved (Repetitive protein. Number of repetitive motifs uncertain.) — translation MPPPHRDKAVVRINALAVLEDIQRTGWLIEEFRRLKKEGGSRVELNGLKEEIHRLREAQKAFLGNHDRTCAAAAEEPISSSKRKRDTKTTTAQQPHRSSSHDVQTETTQPTLRAYTGCQLGPGFVSEQHPIAGTRSSKEYQKRGDSVTRPPTSLLSDDYETRKHSSAMFAVVLAEAHTRREIVHKYEKKRLIIAASFREEKILVLLSAQHVSAHLHHQPTSAGKVSGPHGLQQADKARESVQLSQQSNKLFTDPWCPPRSTGIGNNLETSHCFSSSIIQDAQKKVIHEQRHNKYDEQAHKHYKKSNNHNNINTEAPSAFNTISLITRQPAAERTTITRHTQSIQNTNPAPTENKATQTLAIQAKETHEPTKHFEEKSYSSKTQSQNFSDRTEIERKQTHTTSRIETNYPTAQHAYTKQKEITIHASQHAPSLEEEARLRAEEEARIRAEEEARIRAEEEARIKAEEEARIRAEEEARIRAEEEARIKAEEEARLRAEEEARLRAEEEARLRAEEEARVRAEEEARLRAEEEARIKAEEEARIKAEEEARLRTEEEARLRAEEEARVRAEEEARLRAEEEARIRAEEEARIRAEEEARIKAEEEARIRAEEEARLKAEEEARVRAEEEARLRAEEEARIRAEEEARIRAEEEARIKAEEEARIKAEEEARLRAEEEARLRAEEEARIKAEEEARIRAEEEARIKAEEEARIKAEEEARIKAEEEARIKAEEEARIKAEEEARVKAEEEAVTLLEGKEHIIDRVRALSDDIIRQSLNDAFSRHIASARAMEDARLEAEEEARLKAEEEARLKAEEEARLKAEEESRLKAEEEARLKAEEEARLKAEEEARLKAEEESRLKAEEEARFKAEEEARFKAEEEARLKAEEEARLKAEEEAVTLLEGKQHIIDRVRALSDDIIRQSLNDAFSRHIASARAMEDARLEAEEEARLKAEEEARLKAEEEARFKAEEEARLKAEEESRLKAEEEARLKAEEEARFKAEEEARVKAEEEAVTLLEGKEHIIDRVRALSDDIIRQSLNDAFSRHIASARAMEDARLEAEEEARFKAEEEARLKAEEEARLKAEEEARFKAEEEARVKAEEEARFKAEEEARVKAEEGAVTLLEGKEHIIDRVRALSDDIIRQSLNDAFSRHIASARAMEDARLEAEEEARFKAEEEARLKTEEEARVKAEEEARFKAEEEARLKAEEEARLKAEEEARLKAEEEARFKAEEEARFKAEEEARFKAEEEARVKAEEEAVTLLEGKEHIIDRVRALSDDIIRQSLNDAFSRHIASARAMEDARLEAEEEARVKAEEEARLKAEEEARLKAEEEARLKAEEEARFKAEEEARVKAEEEARFKAEEEARVKAEEGAVTLLEGKEHIIDRVRALSDDIIRQSLNDAFSRHIASARAMEDARLEAEEEARFKAEEEARFKAEEEARVKAEEEARFKAEEEARLKAEEEARFKAEEEARLKAEEEARFKAEEEARLKAEEEARVKAEEEAVTLLEGKEHIIDLVRALSDDIIRQSLNDAFSRHIASARAMEDARLEAEEEARLKAEEEARFKAEEEARLKTEEEARVKAEEEARLKAEEEARFKAEEEARLKAEEEAVTLLEGKEHIIDRVRALSDDIIRQSLNDAFSRHIASARAMEDARLEAEEEARLKAEEEARFKAEEEARLKAEEEARFKAEEEARLKAEEEARFKAEEEARLKAEEEARLKAEEEARFKAEEESRLKAEEDEQLGVDGEGAAVFGDKLFIIDCLRSLCVNLISECFEDATSVCCGGVCSFGCVVDDVAYSGELESVMSMSLLDTFRGGEACVGAAEAVTEYVLSSGISTVAMLINNDVCSSGTSEFYYGGSSTLYGSCALPSPDCGTQGTLSCVGELNGAGVASVDCVISGSSESPSIYSVVELSIAEGGANRLVEKQGEHSGTVTPSDPSLLYSAHAGNCEKRFTAFMVDSVINYLVEGAGTALEALAHPGLLSYSTIESTLSQSIISVAAAAMGEGGLSGEWRAGLSALAERLASDYITVASREKLQRLDEFVWYEEAFLSSEEALSRSAGLVSPQCLFGRLQPSDIRFLAYHYTELVRKGTNNAEDFYCEARLRENLFERNDGNGALSSSASASLLAVGGEDGLGNSGTQRSLGSPCYAGSRAGTLGMDSRRAGITQLVLGHALENLLEEMVGDAAKWVASLSEVR, via the coding sequence ATGCCACCACCCCACCGCGATAAGGCGGTCGTGCGCATTAATGCGTTGGCGGTCTTGGAAGATATACAGCGGACTGGGTGGCTCATAGAAGAGTTTAGGCGcctcaaaaaagaaggaggaagccGTGTGGAGCTTAATGGACTAAAAGAAGAGATTCATAGATTAAGGGAGGCGCAGAAAGCGTTCCTTGGAAACCACGATAGGACATGTGCCGCTGCGGCTGAAGAACCAATATCCAGTTCAAAGAGGAAGCGGGACACCAAAACCACGACCGCTCAACAGCCCCATCGGAGTAGCAGCCATGACGTCCAAACGGAGACCACACAACCGACACTGCGGGCATACACTGGATGTCAACTAGGTCCAGGTTTTGTGTCAGAACAGCACCCCATAGCGGGTACTCGGTCCTCGAAGGAATaccaaaaaaggggggattCTGTCACAAGGCCTCCAACATCACTGCTTTCCGACGATTATGAGACACGAAAACACTCATCCGCGATGTTCGCAGTCGTCTTAGCTGAAGCACACACCCGCCGCGAGATAGTTCACAAGTACGAGAAGAAGCGTCTTATCATTGCAGCCTCCTTCcgagaggaaaaaatactAGTCTTGCTATCAGCACAACATGTGAGCGCACATCTGCACCACCAACCAACATCAGCAGGAAAAGTAAGTGGTCCCCACGGGCTGCAACAAGCAGACAAAGCAAGAGAGTCGGTGCAGTTGTCACAGCAAAGCAACAAACTATTCACAGACCCATGGTGCCCACCTCGAAGTACAGGGATTGGTAATAACCTAGAGACAAGTCACTGCTTTTCATCAAGTATAATACAAGACGCACAGAAAAAAGTAATCCACGAGCAGCGGCACAACAAGTACGATGaacaagcacacaaacactACAAGAAAAgtaacaaccacaacaataTCAATACAGAAGCTCCGTCTGCTTTCAACACCATCTCGCTCATAACGCGACAACCAGCTGCTGAAAGAACGACAATCACAAGACATACTCAAAGtatacaaaacacaaacccggcaccaacagaaaacaaagcaacacaAACCCTCGCTatacaagcaaaagaaacacacgaaccaacaaaacattttgaagaaaaaagttacAGCTCTAAAACACAAAGCCAAAATTTTAGCGATCGAACGGAAATcgaacgaaaacaaactCACACTACCTCACGGATTGAAACAAACTACCCCACAGCACAGCACGcatacacaaaacaaaaggaaattacGATTCACGCCTCTCAACACGCTCCATCTCTCGAAGAAGAGGCGAgactcagagctgaagaagaggcacgaatcagagctgaagaagaggcacgaatcagagctgaagaagaggcacgaatcaaagctgaagaagaggcacgaatcagagctgaagaagaggcacgaatcagagctgaagaagaggcacgaatcaaagctgaagaagaggcgagactcagagctgaagaagaggcgagactcagagctgaagaagaggcgagactcagagctgaagaagaggcgagagtcagagctgaagaagaggcgagactcagagctgaagaagaggcacgaatcaaagctgaagaagaggcacgaatcaaagctgaagaagaggcgagaCTCAgaactgaagaagaggcgagactcagagctgaagaagaggcgagagtcagagctgaagaagaggcgagactcagagctgaagaagaggcacgaatcagagctgaagaagaggcacgaatcagagctgaagaagaggcacgaatcaaagctgaagaagaggcacgaatcagagctgaagaagaggcgagactcaaagctgaagaagaggcgagagtcagagctgaagaagaggcgagactcagagctgaagaagaggcacgaatcagagctgaagaagaggcacgaatcagagctgaagaagaggcacgaatcaaagctgaagaagaggcacgaatcaaagctgaagaagaggcgagactcagagctgaagaagaggcgagactcagagctgaagaagaggcacgaatcaaagctgaagaagaggcacgaatcagagctgaagaagaggcacgaatcaaagctgaagaagaggcacgaatcaaagctgaagaagaggcacgaatcaaagctgaagaagaggcacgaatcaaagctgaagaagaggcacgaatcaaagctgaagaggaagctcgtgtcaaggctgaagaagaggctgtTACTCTCTTAGAAGGTAAAGAACACATTATCGATCGTGTGAGAGCCCTCTCTGACGACATAATAAGGCAAAGCCTTAATGATGCCTTCTCACGGCATATTGCCAGTGCGCGTGCAATGGAAGACGCCCGTCtagaagctgaagaggaagctcgtctcaaggctgaagaggaagctcgtctcaaggctgaagaggaagctcgtctcaaggctgaagaggaatctcgtctcaaggctgaagaggaagctcgtctcaaggctgaagaggaagctcgtctcaaggctgaagaggaagctcgtctcaaggctgaagaggaatctcgtctcaaggctgaagaggaagctcgtttcaaggctgaagaggaagctcgtttcaaggctgaagaggaagctcgtctcaaggctgaagaggaagctcgtctcaaggccGAAGAAGAGGCTGTTACTCTCTTAGAAGGTAAACAACACATTATCGATCGTGTGAGAGCCCTCTCTGACGACATAATAAGGCAAAGCCTTAATGATGCCTTCTCACGGCATATTGCCAGTGCGCGTGCAATGGAAGACGCCCGTCtagaagctgaagaggaagctcgtctcaaggctgaagaggaagctcgtctcaaggctgaagaggaagctcgtttcaaggctgaagaggaagctcgtctcaaggctgaagaggaatctcgtctcaaggctgaagaggaagctcgtctcaaggctgaagaggaagctcgtttcaaggctgaagaggaagctcgtgtcaaggctgaagaagaggctgtTACTCTCTTAGAAGGTAAAGAACACATTATCGATCGTGTGAGAGCCCTCTCTGACGACATAATAAGGCAAAGCCTTAATGATGCCTTCTCACGGCATATTGCCAGTGCGCGTGCAATGGAAGACGCCCGTCtagaagctgaagaggaagctcgtttcaaggctgaagaggaagctcgtctcaaggctgaagaggaagctcgtctcaaggctgaagaggaagctcgtttcaaggctgaagaggaagctcgtgtcaaggctgaagaggaagctcgtttcaaggctgaagaggaagctcgtgtcaaggctgaagaaggGGCTGTTACTCTCTTAGAAGGTAAAGAACACATTATCGATCGTGTGAGAGCCCTCTCTGACGACATAATAAGGCAAAGCCTTAATGATGCCTTCTCACGGCATATTGCCAGTGCGCGTGCAATGGAAGACGCCCGTCtagaagctgaagaggaagctcgtttcaaggctgaagaggaagctcgtctcaaaactgaagaggaggctcgtgtcaaggctgaagaagaggctcgtttcaaggctgaagaggaagctcgtctcaaggctgaagaggaagctcgtctcaaggctgaagaggaagctcgtctcaaggctgaagaggaagctcgtttcaaggctgaagaggaagctcgtttcaaggctgaagaggaagctcgtttcaaggctgaagaggaggctcgtgtcaaggctgaagaagaggctgtTACTCTCTTAGAAGGTAAAGAACACATTATCGATCGTGTGAGAGCCCTCTCTGACGACATAATAAGGCAAAGCCTTAATGATGCCTTCTCACGGCATATTGCCAGTGCGCGTGCAATGGAAGACGCCCGTCtagaagctgaagaggaagctcgtgtcaaggctgaagaggaagctcgtctcaaggctgaagaggaagctcgtctcaaggctgaagaggaggctcgtctcaaggctgaagaggaagctcgtttcaaggctgaagaggaagctcgtgtcaaggctgaagaggaagctcgtttcaaggctgaagaggaagctcgtgtcaaggctgaagaaggGGCTGTTACTCTCTTAGAAGGTAAAGAACACATTATCGATCGTGTGAGAGCCCTCTCTGACGACATAATAAGGCAAAGCCTTAATGATGCCTTCTCACGGCATATTGCCAGTGCGCGTGCAATGGAAGACGCCCGTCtagaagctgaagaggaagctcgtttcaaggctgaagaggaagctcgtttcaaggctgaagaggaagctcgtgtcaaggctgaagaggaagctcgtttcaaggctgaagaggaagctcgtctcaaggctgaagaggaagctcgtttcaaggctgaagaggaagctcgtctcaaggctgaagaggaagctcgtttcaaggctgaagaggaagctcgtctcaaggctgaagaggaggctcgtgtcaaggctgaagaagaggctgtTACTCTCTTAGAAGGTAAAGAACACATTATCGATCTTGTGAGAGCCCTCTCTGACGACATAATAAGGCAAAGCCTTAATGATGCCTTCTCACGGCATATTGCCAGTGCGCGTGCAATGGAAGACGCCCGTCtagaagctgaagaggaagctcgtctcaaggctgaagaggaagctcgtttcaaggctgaagaggaagctcgtctcaaaactgaagaggaggctcgtgtcaaggctgaagaggaagctcgtctcaaggctgaagaggaagctcgtttcaaggctgaagaggaagctcgtctcaaggctgaagaagaggctgtTACTCTCTTAGAAGGTAAAGAACACATTATCGATCGTGTGAGAGCCCTCTCTGACGACATAATAAGGCAAAGCCTTAATGATGCCTTCTCACGGCATATTGCCAGTGCGCGTGCAATGGAAGACGCCCGTCtagaagctgaagaggaagctcgtctcaaggctgaagaggaagctcgtttcaaggctgaagaggaagctcgtctcaaggctgaagaggaagctcgtttcaaggctgaagaggaagctcgtctcaaggccgaagaggaagctcgtttcaaggctgaagaggaagctcgtctcaaggctgaagaggaagctcgtctcaaggctgaagaggaagctcgtttcaaggctgaagaggaatctcgtctcaaggctgaagaggatgaaCAGTTGGGGGTTGATGGTGAAGGGGCGGCAGTGTTTGGTGATAAgctttttattattgatTGCTTGCGTTCTTTGTGTGTAAATTTGATATCAGAGTGCTTCGAAGATGCTACATCTGTTTGTTGTGGTGGCGTTTGTAGCTTTGGTTGTGTCGTTGATGATGTGGCCTATAGCGGTGAGTTGGAATCTGTGATGTCTATGTCGTTGCTGGATACTTTTCGTGGAGGTGAAGCTTGTGTTGGTGCTGCTGAGGCTGTGACGGAATACGTGTTGTCGAGCGGAATAAGTACCGTTGCTATGCTGATTAATAACGATGTTTGTTCTTCCGGAACTTCTGAGTTTTATTATGGCGGGAGCTCTACGTTGTACGGAAGCTGTGCATTGCCAAGCCCCGACTGTGGTACCCAGGGTACGCTTAGTTGTGTCGGCGAATTAAATGGTGCTGGTGTTGCGTCTGTTGATTGCGTAATCAGTGGTTCTAGTGAGTCACCTTCTATATATTCAGTGGTAGAGTTGTCTATTGCTGAGGGTGGTGCCAATCGTTTGGTTGAAAAGCAAGGTGAGCACAGTGGTACGGTTACGCCTTCAGACCCCTCTTTGCTGTATAGTGCGCACGCTGGAAATTGTGAGAAGCGGTTCACTGCGTTCATGGTAGATTCTGTTATCAACTACTTGGTAGAGGGAGCGGGGACGGCATTGGAGGCTTTAGCGCATCCCGGTCTGCTTTCCTATTCAACAATTGAGAGCACTTTAAGCCAAAGTATTATTTCGGTTGCCGCTGCGGcgatgggggagggggggctGTCCGGAGAATGGCGTGCGGGCCTCAGTGCTTTGGCTGAAAGGCTAGCCTCCGACTATATCACAGTGGCCTCAAGGGAGAAGTTGCAGCGACTGGACGAGTTCGTTTGGTATGAGGAAGCCTTTCTATCCTCAGAGGAGGCTCTGTCGCGGTCGGCTGGCCTCGTCTCCCCACAGTGCCTCTTTGGGAGGCTACAACCCAGTGATATTCGATTTCTTGCATACCATTATACAGAGCTGGTGCGCAAGGGCACCAACAATGCGGAGGACTTTTACTGTGAGGCGCGGTTGCGCGAGAATCTTTTCGAGCGTAACGACGGTAATGGGGCCTTATCATCTTCAGCGTCTGCATCGCTTTTGGCGGTAGGTGGAGAAGATGGTCTGGGGAATTCTGGGACTCAAAGGTCTCTGGGATCGCCGTGCTATGCAGGAAGTCGTGCCGGTACACTCGGCATGGACAGTCGCCGTGCAGGAATCACGCAGTTGGTGTTAGGTCATGCTCTTGAAAATCTGTTGGAGGAGATGGTAGGGGATGCCGCCAAGTGGGTTGCGTCACTTTCCGAAGTGCGATAA
- a CDS encoding U6 snRNA-associated Sm-like protein LSm3p (identical to GB:AAS57925.1: Lsm3p {Trypanosoma brucei} (PMID:14990572)), whose amino-acid sequence MQTSRALFEAMDPFVFLLQSVDCPVRVHTVNRETTSGTLLAVDDHCNIMLKDWSTTGHLPSIEGAAPASLRFIRGEQIRTITLAPQSYQVN is encoded by the coding sequence ATGCAAACTTCTCGCGCCCTGTTTGAAGCCATGGATCCCTTCGTGTTTCTGCTGCAGAGCGTGGACTGCCCCGTCCGCGTGCACACCGTGAATAGAGAGACAACTTCTGGTACACTACTGGCGGTGGACGACCATTGCAACATCATGCTGAAGGATTGGAGCACTACGGGGCACCTGCCGTCAATCGAGGGGGCGGCACCGGCATCCCTTCGCTTCATCCGGGGGGAGCAGATCAGAACAATTACTCTCGCTCCCCAATCGTATCAGGTTAACTGA